TTTCCGGCAGGGATTACCGGCGTAAAAGTGCCCGGCAGGGAGCGCCATCAGCACAGGCAAGCTTCAATGGCAGACAGATAAGTTCGTAGGCCCCCGCATCGATGGCGGAAAGATCCAGGCCTTCAAGGATCACTCCTCCATCGCGAAGCAGACGGTGATGTACTTCGCCGTCCCCATCCCAGGCCTCGATGGAAAGATAATCGATGCCAACCAGCTCGATACCGAGATCGCCAAGAAAGCGTGCGCCATCCAGACCCAGAGACTGGTAGTCCATGCAAAACCCGGGCTTCTGCCAAAGATGCGAATTGTTGGTTTTAAGAAGCAATCGCCGGCATTCGGCAAGATCCAAGGACCGCAGATGTTCCGCGCCGATCAATCCTGAAACGTGGCGCAGGTCGACCACACGACAGGGACCGATAAGCGCCTTCAGCGGCAGGTCGGAACCGGTATACCCCCACAACCCCGCATGCCCGGCAAGGTCGAGGTGGGTACCGACATGGCTGCTGCAGGACAATTGACTGACATGGAACCCCCCCGCTTGCGCAGCGACAGAGGCGATGCGGCAGGGAGGATCCTGGGGAAACCCGGGGAGAGCCGGATGAAGGGAGACGCTGATATCGAAAAGCTGGGGAGGGTGGCTCATGGATTCTCTCTTTTGCAGGTCCAAACACGCATCACGGCTGTAAGCATCAGGTTGATAACCACCACTGAGAGGCCTGCCACCAGAGACAGGGGATGAACCCCCAACGGCCCGACCAGAACAGATATGACCAAAGCAATTGCCAGCAGCCTGAAAGGCGTAGCGCAGAAAAATACGATGACGGACCGGCGACCCCGATTCAGGAGCAGACGAACCAGTGATCTGTGCAACGAGTGGAAACCGGCAATCACCAGCAGCCCCCCACCTAGCACGCCCAGGACAATCGGCGCCGAACGCCACCATAGGCTCGCCGCAAGCATGACGCAGAGAATAATCCAGTTTCTGCAAGCCAGCTCCCTGATCAGATGATCGTCACCGGTGGCCATCTTCTTCGCTCTGCCGGCGCAATTCCCGCCGCGTAAGAATAAAAATATTGCGAAAACCGGCGGCGATTCCGAAACCGAGAAACACCAGGGTCAGCCACGGAGAAGTCCCCAGCCAGCGATCGAGATAATACCCCATGGCCAGGCCGATCAATGTCGCGGCCACCATCGAAATGCCGACCCCGGAGAGAAAGCCGATGGACCTTATCAGCTTTTGTCTGTCTTCAGCCATATACGAATTTTTCCAGGAAAAATGCTAAGACCAACCGCTTACCCGATCTTCGTCACAGGCGGAGCAATAAAGAACCGTGTCTTCGGAAAAAACCGCCCTCGCATGAATACAACAGCCGGGATTCAGCCCGCGAACAATTGCAGAAAATGCGCAAACAAGGCCTTGTCCACATCCGCCACCTCCTGCTCCTTCATAATCCGCAGAGCGTCGAAGGTGGAGCGCCTGCGGTGATAGGGCCGTTCAGCGGTCAGCGCTTCATAGATATCGGCGATGCGGCAAATACGCGCATAGGGATGGATATCCGCCCCCATCTTTCCGCGGGGGTACCCTTTACCGTTATCTTTCTCATGGTGCTCAAGGGTAATGGTGCGGGCTTCATCGGTAATGATGCCGTTTTCTTCCAGGATCCGGAACCCTTCCTCCACGTGGCAATTCACGACCTGCCGCTCCTGCTCGGTCAGCGGGCCCGGCTTGTTGAGAATTTCAATGGGAATCCGGCATTTGCCGAGATCATGGAGGAAAAACCCCATGCCCAGGTTGTGCATGTCGTGTGCCCTGTCCAGACCGAAAAACAGCCGCGCCAGGGCCACCGCAAAAATTCCGACATTGGTGGAATGAACATAGGTGGCGTGGTCGAAAGAGGTCAACTGTATCAGATACCGGGTGGCCTGATCGCTCTGAACAATCAGATCGACCGTCGGCACGATCATATCGCAGGCTTGCCTGATGAAAGGACCTCGTGGATCATCGAAGGCACGTCGCATGGCGTCCCGGCAACTGGCCTGCACCACTCTCGCCTTGACAGACGCCTCAATGTGGGGATTCTTGACGATTTCATCGAGCCTGGTGCGCAATATGCGGCTGAAACATCCCGAATCCTGCCCCTGCACGAACAGTTGCCCAATGCCAAAAAACTGCAATCTTTTCAAGGCGTCCCGGTCCAGGGTGCTGGACCGGGACGCCAGCAGTACGTATTGGCCGCTTGCGTTGCGCCGATATAGATCGCACGGAGCCTTGTCAACGCAATCGAGGATATCGACGTTTACGGAAAAAAATGATTCTTCAGCGGCAATTTCCGCCCCCTCGGGGGCTTTCCCGGCATCGGACAACCTCGGATTATCAGGATCTCCAGTTAAATCCAATGGCGATCAACTCCTGTAAGGATCAGGACTCCAGATAAGCGGTTATGCTTTCGGCAATGGTCTGGAAAATACGTCTGAACTCTTTTTCATTGCGTTCCAGCAAAGTGATGCGGAAGCCCATTTCCCGAGTGCAGAAAGATGACAGGGGAACCACACAAATACCCGTTGATGCCAACAGATAGTAAACGAAACGTTTGTCAAGGGAGACCCCGGGCTGGTTGACAAGTCGCTCGACGAGAGCCCGAACCTCCTGGTTTTCGATGGGAAGAGTCTGCTGGTGGGTCAAACATTCGGTTTTTATCACGACGCTCATGTAAAAAGCGCCGTTGGTGCGGTTGACTTTGGTGCGGGGCACGTCTTTAAGGATTTCATACGCGATGTTCGAACAATGCTCGTAACGTGCCCGTCGTTCGTCGAGATAAGCGGGATACTCAGGATGACTCAGAATGTGGGGTATGGCCTTCTGCGGCAAGGTGGTGGAACAGACCTCCACCATCTTGGCGTTGAGAATGCTCTGGACATAGCGCTTGAATACCGGGTCCCGATCGGCATTATAGATCTCGATCCATCCGCAGCGCGCCCCGGGCCAGGGGACTTCCTTGCTGATGCCGCGCAACGCCATGCCGGGCACATCGCCGATCAGATCGGAAAGGGGCTTGGTGGACTGTCCGTTGTAAACGATATTCAGATAGACCTCGTCACAGATGACAAACAGGTCGTATTCCCGCGCGATGGCTATCATTTCCCGAAGAATTCTTTCAGGATAAACGGAGCCGGTCGGGTTGTCCGGATTGATAATCAGGATACCGGAAATCGCCGGATTGTATTTCACGGACAGGCGCAGGTCGTCCAGATCCGGATACCAGTGATTGTCAGGATCCAGGCGATAGGAGATCGGACGTTGCCCGGCATGCGCGGCCTCGGCCGAAGAATGGGTTGAATAGGTCGGTGACGGCCCTATGACCCGTGCTTCCCGGCGCAGGAAACCATAAACTTTCTGGATGGCGTCGCCCAAACCGTTAAAAAACAGAATATCATCGGAGGTGATCTGCGCCTTCCCCCGCTTGTTGGTGCGTTCCGCCAGATACTGACGGGTCTCCAGAACCCCCTTGGTCGGACAATATCCGTAGGAACAGTCTTCCATAACCAGGTCGGCAATCAGTTTCTTCATCCATTTGGGGATTTTCTCACCCTTGGCCACGGGATCGCCGATATTCTCCATATTGATCTTGATTCCCATCCGCTGGAGCGTATCGGCTATCTCGACGATAGCGCGAATTTCATAGGTCAACTCACCCGCACCGATATGTACGATATCGTTTCTCATAAATCTGACCGCTATCCCTTCCTAGGCCCCGGTTCACATCAACGACACATCAAACACCAAATAAAAAAGCCATGAGCGTTTAAATCTCATGGCCTTACTGCAGGATATCCCCGACTTCCCGGAAATTCAGACAGCAAGACAACGAGCACCGGCGCGGCCTTGTGCCGCCCTGCTCTTCGCTCGCTCTGCCTGTGCCGGAACCATCCGCCGATCCAAAAGGTAAATCATGGGATATTCTCCTTTTATCTTCCGGTTGGTTAGCACAGACAGCTGGGAAAGTCAATCCCCAACAAGTCCCTTCCGGCGCCCCCGCGGGTTTTCCAAAATAGTTCAGAAGCCCTTTTCTGGCCCGTTTCGATAGATGCCCGAAGTAAAGAATTTGGCCTACATGGTCGGATTATGGTATAAAAAGGCCTTATTTTTTCAAGGAGACCTGTTTCCTCATGAATATAAAGCGCATCCTGAAAATCTCTTTGTGGGCCTGTTTTGGACTGTTTCTGGCAAGCTGCCTGATGCTTGGGGTTGCCTATTGGTCGGTCTCTGCCTCGCTGCCAAAAGTCGACACCCTGTCCGATTATCGCCCACCTATCGTCACGACCATCTATGCCGACGATGAAACCGTCATCAGCGAATTTTCCCAGGAAAGAAGGATTCTCGTCCCCATCTCACGGATACCCCGGCAACTGGTTCAGGCGTTTGTCGCCGCGGAAGATTCGAAATTCTATCAGCACCGCGGCATCGACCTTTTTTCGATCGTGCGCGCCGCGCTCAAAAACCTGATGGCCGGAGGCATCCGCCAGGGCGGCAGCACCATTACCCAACAGGTTGCCAAAAGCCTGTTACTGACGCCGGAAAAAAAATTTTCCCGCAAATTCAAAGAAGCGATCCTGGCCCGCCGCATGGAACGAAGCCTGTCAAAAGACGACATTCTCTTTTTGTATCTGAATCAGATCTACCTTGGGCACGGTGCTTACGGCGTTCAGGCTGCGGCGGAAAATTATTTCGACAAGAATGTCGGCGACCTGTCACTTGCGGAAAGCGCCATGCTGGCCGGACTGCCGCAGGCTCCGAGCCGCTATTCCCCTTTTCACAATTATGAAAAAGCCAAAACCCGCCAGATCTATGTATTGAATCGTATGGTCGAGGACGGCTATATCACGCGACAACAGGCGGATAAGGCCGTATCGGAAAATGTCGTGATCCACCCTCGTAACGAACGCCAGATTCCCGGAGCGGCCTATTTCACGGAGCAGGTGCGTCGATATCTGGAAGAGAGATACGGTACCGAGGTCCTCAATACCGGCGGACTGAAAGTCTACACCACCATGAACGTGGCCATGCAGCAAGCCGCTCAACTGGCGGTACGGTCCAACCTTGTCCAACATGACATCCGCCGCGGTTATCGTGGCCCCCTGAAGACTTTCGACAGCGACCGGCAAGCCGAATTTTTATCCAAACAGGAAGCAATCTACAAACAGCCACCGGAGCCCGGAACTCTGGTCGAAGGCGTTGTCATCGGCTCCCGCGACCATCGGGCGATTGTGCGCATCGGTCGTTTTACCGGAATCATTCCCCTTAACCAGGGTGGCCTCGCCCATAAACTGCGGGTCGTCGACCGTGGTCAGAAAGTCAAATTTGTCGGGGAGCGCGCCACCACTCTGCCGATCGGTTCGGTGGTGCAGGTAAAAATCAAGCAAAGCTCCGATACGGAAATGACTCTGTCCCTCTACCAGGAGCCGGCCGCACAGGGCGCTCTCATCGCTCTTGCGCCCCATACCGGTGAGGTCAAGGCGCTGGTGGGCGGTTACGATTTTAATCGCAGCCAGTTCAATCGAGCCATTCAGGCACACCGCCTGCCGGGTTCCGCGTTCAAACCCCTGATCTATGCAGCCGCTCTGGATAAAGGCTACACGCCGGCAACCATCATGCTCGATACTCCCGTGATCTATCGACAGAAAGGCGAAGACGGCACGGAAACGGAATGGAAACCGAAAAACTATGCCGAAAAATTCACCGGGGTAACAACCCTGCGCCAGGCATTGGCACAATCCTATAACGTGGTAACCATCAAAATGCTGCAGGATATCGGCGTGGGTTATGCCATCAATTATGCCAAAAAGCTGGGTATCGAATCACCCTTGAACCGGGATCTGACTTTAGCTCTTGGATCTTCCGCCGTCTCCCCCATGGAACTGGCCTCGGCATACTGCGTCTTTGCCAACGGTGGCGTACTTCTCCGGCCTGTGTACATCACGAAGGTTGTCGATCGCCATGGAAGGATTCTGGAATCACGGGATCCCGCCGATTTTCCCGGAGGACCCGATCCCGATCAGACACTGATCAATCAATTTCCGCGAAGGGTGATCTCCCCGGAAACAGCCTATCTGATTACCAACCTGATGGAAAGCGTGGTGCAGGATGGCACCGGCTACCGCGCCAAAGCGCTGCAAAGACCCGTGGCCTGCAAGACCGGAACCACCAACGATCAGAAAGATGCCTGGTTCGTCGGATACGGCCCGCGGCTGCTGGCCGTGTCCTGGGTAGGTTACGATCAGGAGCGGTCTCTGGGACCCCTCGAAACCGGCTCCAAGGCCGCGGCTCCGGCATGGGTCGAGTTCATGCGACAGGCTCTTGAAAACCAGCCTGTCGAACATTTTCCGGTTCCGGACGGCATCGAATTCCGCCCCATTGATCCGGCTACCGGACTTCTGGTTCCCGAGGATGCTTCCACCATGACTGTGGAGGCGTTCGCTCCGGGAACAGCTCCGACCCGTTACGCTCTGGAAGCGCAGCAGCCCCAGGCCATTGATTTTTTCCAGATGGACATGGAGGAGTGAGCTCTATTTCCTGATGTGAATGTCAGGCAGCCCGATCCTGGGACAATCGGCTTGCAACGGACATTGGTCGCACAGCGGACGCTGAGCTTTGCATAACCGTCGTCCGTGATGGATCAGCAAATGGCTTGTTTTGGTCCAGCAGGATGGCGGCAGAATCTGGCACAGTTCCGACTCGATGCCTTCCGGATCGCTCCGGCGGCTCCAACCCAGACGCCGCACAAGGCGCTTGACATGTGTGTCGACAGCCAGACCGGGTATGTCAAACGCGTTACCCAGCACCACGTTCGCGGTTTTACGCCCCACACCCGGCAATGTCACAAGCTCCTCCATGCGACGCGGAACCTGGCCGTTACATTGGTTAACGACCTGCGCCGCACAGGCAATCAGGTTTTTGGCCTTGTTACGAAAAAACCCTGTACTGCGTATAACGGCTTCAACCTCTTCGGGATCCGCAGCAGCCAGCTGTCGGGGGCCTGGATAAAGAGAGAACAAATTTTTTGTCACCTTGTTGACCTGACGGTCCGTACACTGGGCCGACAGAATGGTTGCCACCAGCAGCTGCCAGGGATTTGCAAAATCGAGGGCACAGCGGGCTTCGGGATAAAGATCCTCCAGAACATCCAAAATCCCCATCATGGCATCCATCCGTTGTTTCGTTCGGGACATGCTGCCTCCTCGTCAAATCAACAAAAAGGGTCGACCGGTCAACACCGGACAACCCCCATCGCAACACCCGCATAGCCTTTTCATGTATCTTATCAACGCCATCAACAGTTTTATCCACAGGCTGTGTCTAACCCGGCGCGATTTCCATTCTTCGGTGTTTCAGTTCCTTTATTTTCACATAATTGCGTGGATCGGCCACCCGCACGGTCAGCACCAACGGTAAATGACTGGAAGCCCTGCGTGCCAGACTGTGCCGATATATGCGAGAATCAATGATTCGGAGCTGGCCGCCGAGATAAGCCCGGTCCCGCCCACACAGCGGCAGCCATGCAGGAAAGGTCGCCCTGTACAGGGGTCTTTTGGCGGGACGCAGACAAGGCAAAAACAGTCCCTGGTCGAAGGGCCATAGCACATCGGCAAAATCGCCGAGCATCAGCAGCGGGCAGCCTGATGAATAAAACCGGACCCCATCCCGATCATCGAGCAAACGCCTGATTTGCCGGCGTCTAACCCCGGGATGCTTATGCAACCGCACATTGAACAGATGCAGGCAGCGGCCGGAGATATTTACATCCGCACAGAGGCAGCTGCCGCCCTCCAATTCTATGGTGCGTACGCCGTGCAGCGGATAATAGGAAAGGAAAGCGTTACCGCCAGGGGTGGCGGGGCCGTAATAATTCATGGCCAGGCGCTCCCCGAACCAGGCAACCTGGTCTCCGTCCCGTAATGTGTCCACTTCCTGCAATGCGATAATATCGGGTCCCGCGCAGCCGATAACATCAAGTACCCTGCCCGGATCCCTCCGGCCATCCGTCCCCAGGCAACCGTGAATGTTATAGGTCATGACCCGGATGGTGTACATTCTGCCCCCGAAAAGTGCGAGCGTTCCTATCCGTTCTTATCGGTTCATTTCCGCTTTGAGCGAACGTTGCATGAGATCGGAAACCGCCGCGCGTGGATCCTTGTTTTCAAACAAAATCAGGTACATCTGCTCAATTATAGGTGTCTCTACAGACAACTTTTTAGCCAACTGATAAGCGGACAGAGTGGTTTTTACCCCCTCGGCAACCATCTTCATACCAGAAAGTATATCGTCCAGCTTGCGCCCGCGGCCCAGTTCCAGTCCCACACTGCGATTGCGGGAAAGGTCTCCGGTGCAGGTCAGTACCAGATCCCCCATTCCGGATAATCCCATAAAGGTCTGTTCCCGGGCTCCCATAGCCATCCCGATCCGCGTCATTTCCACCAGACCACGGGTTATGAGCGCCGCGCGCGCATTGTAGCCGTAGCCCAGACCATCGGAAACACCCGCGGCCAATGCAATGACGTTTTTTAATGCCCCGCCAAGTTCCACCCCGACAATATCACTGCTGCGATAGACTCGGAAATAATGGCAGCTGAAAGTAGTCTGTACCAATCGGGCTATGCGCTCGTCGTTCGAGGCTACGGTTAGTGCCGTAGGCACTTCAGCCGCCACTTCGCGGGCAAAGGTCGGTCCGGATAAAAATGCCGTGTTTTCAAGACGATGCGCAGGCAGAATCTCGCGCAGGACTTCGGACATTGGCATAAGCGTATCGTTTTCAATGCCTTTGGCAGCAGAAACCAGGATGGTATTGTCTGCCAGATACGGCTCGGCTTGCCTCACGACAGCCCGCATGACCTGGGAGGGAGCGACCAGAACCACCATTTCCTTGCCGCCGGCGACTTCGGGCAATTCGGAGGTGAACTCCAGCTTTTCATCCAAGGTAAAGTCCGGAAGAAAAAGATCATTCTTGCGATTGGCACGCATGCGCTTAACCAGATCTTCTTCATAGGCCCAGAGAGTTACCGTATGGCCGTTTTTTGACAACAGGTCCGCCAATGTGGTTCCCCAACTGCCTGCCCCGATAACGCCTATTTTCATACATGTCTCCTGGTCAGATGGCCTTGTTCTTTTTTTTCAATC
This portion of the Syntrophotalea acetylenica genome encodes:
- a CDS encoding cyclase family protein, which codes for MSHPPQLFDISVSLHPALPGFPQDPPCRIASVAAQAGGFHVSQLSCSSHVGTHLDLAGHAGLWGYTGSDLPLKALIGPCRVVDLRHVSGLIGAEHLRSLDLAECRRLLLKTNNSHLWQKPGFCMDYQSLGLDGARFLGDLGIELVGIDYLSIEAWDGDGEVHHRLLRDGGVILEGLDLSAIDAGAYELICLPLKLACADGAPCRALLRR
- a CDS encoding ATP synthase subunit I; this translates as MATGDDHLIRELACRNWIILCVMLAASLWWRSAPIVLGVLGGGLLVIAGFHSLHRSLVRLLLNRGRRSVIVFFCATPFRLLAIALVISVLVGPLGVHPLSLVAGLSVVVINLMLTAVMRVWTCKRENP
- a CDS encoding AtpZ/AtpI family protein, producing MAEDRQKLIRSIGFLSGVGISMVAATLIGLAMGYYLDRWLGTSPWLTLVFLGFGIAAGFRNIFILTRRELRRQSEEDGHR
- a CDS encoding HD-GYP domain-containing protein, which translates into the protein MDLTGDPDNPRLSDAGKAPEGAEIAAEESFFSVNVDILDCVDKAPCDLYRRNASGQYVLLASRSSTLDRDALKRLQFFGIGQLFVQGQDSGCFSRILRTRLDEIVKNPHIEASVKARVVQASCRDAMRRAFDDPRGPFIRQACDMIVPTVDLIVQSDQATRYLIQLTSFDHATYVHSTNVGIFAVALARLFFGLDRAHDMHNLGMGFFLHDLGKCRIPIEILNKPGPLTEQERQVVNCHVEEGFRILEENGIITDEARTITLEHHEKDNGKGYPRGKMGADIHPYARICRIADIYEALTAERPYHRRRSTFDALRIMKEQEVADVDKALFAHFLQLFAG
- a CDS encoding pyridoxal phosphate-dependent aminotransferase gives rise to the protein MRNDIVHIGAGELTYEIRAIVEIADTLQRMGIKINMENIGDPVAKGEKIPKWMKKLIADLVMEDCSYGYCPTKGVLETRQYLAERTNKRGKAQITSDDILFFNGLGDAIQKVYGFLRREARVIGPSPTYSTHSSAEAAHAGQRPISYRLDPDNHWYPDLDDLRLSVKYNPAISGILIINPDNPTGSVYPERILREMIAIAREYDLFVICDEVYLNIVYNGQSTKPLSDLIGDVPGMALRGISKEVPWPGARCGWIEIYNADRDPVFKRYVQSILNAKMVEVCSTTLPQKAIPHILSHPEYPAYLDERRARYEHCSNIAYEILKDVPRTKVNRTNGAFYMSVVIKTECLTHQQTLPIENQEVRALVERLVNQPGVSLDKRFVYYLLASTGICVVPLSSFCTREMGFRITLLERNEKEFRRIFQTIAESITAYLES
- a CDS encoding penicillin-binding protein 1A gives rise to the protein MNIKRILKISLWACFGLFLASCLMLGVAYWSVSASLPKVDTLSDYRPPIVTTIYADDETVISEFSQERRILVPISRIPRQLVQAFVAAEDSKFYQHRGIDLFSIVRAALKNLMAGGIRQGGSTITQQVAKSLLLTPEKKFSRKFKEAILARRMERSLSKDDILFLYLNQIYLGHGAYGVQAAAENYFDKNVGDLSLAESAMLAGLPQAPSRYSPFHNYEKAKTRQIYVLNRMVEDGYITRQQADKAVSENVVIHPRNERQIPGAAYFTEQVRRYLEERYGTEVLNTGGLKVYTTMNVAMQQAAQLAVRSNLVQHDIRRGYRGPLKTFDSDRQAEFLSKQEAIYKQPPEPGTLVEGVVIGSRDHRAIVRIGRFTGIIPLNQGGLAHKLRVVDRGQKVKFVGERATTLPIGSVVQVKIKQSSDTEMTLSLYQEPAAQGALIALAPHTGEVKALVGGYDFNRSQFNRAIQAHRLPGSAFKPLIYAAALDKGYTPATIMLDTPVIYRQKGEDGTETEWKPKNYAEKFTGVTTLRQALAQSYNVVTIKMLQDIGVGYAINYAKKLGIESPLNRDLTLALGSSAVSPMELASAYCVFANGGVLLRPVYITKVVDRHGRILESRDPADFPGGPDPDQTLINQFPRRVISPETAYLITNLMESVVQDGTGYRAKALQRPVACKTGTTNDQKDAWFVGYGPRLLAVSWVGYDQERSLGPLETGSKAAAPAWVEFMRQALENQPVEHFPVPDGIEFRPIDPATGLLVPEDASTMTVEAFAPGTAPTRYALEAQQPQAIDFFQMDMEE
- the nth gene encoding endonuclease III yields the protein MSRTKQRMDAMMGILDVLEDLYPEARCALDFANPWQLLVATILSAQCTDRQVNKVTKNLFSLYPGPRQLAAADPEEVEAVIRSTGFFRNKAKNLIACAAQVVNQCNGQVPRRMEELVTLPGVGRKTANVVLGNAFDIPGLAVDTHVKRLVRRLGWSRRSDPEGIESELCQILPPSCWTKTSHLLIHHGRRLCKAQRPLCDQCPLQADCPRIGLPDIHIRK
- a CDS encoding endonuclease/exonuclease/phosphatase family protein, with product MYTIRVMTYNIHGCLGTDGRRDPGRVLDVIGCAGPDIIALQEVDTLRDGDQVAWFGERLAMNYYGPATPGGNAFLSYYPLHGVRTIELEGGSCLCADVNISGRCLHLFNVRLHKHPGVRRRQIRRLLDDRDGVRFYSSGCPLLMLGDFADVLWPFDQGLFLPCLRPAKRPLYRATFPAWLPLCGRDRAYLGGQLRIIDSRIYRHSLARRASSHLPLVLTVRVADPRNYVKIKELKHRRMEIAPG
- a CDS encoding NAD(P)H-dependent glycerol-3-phosphate dehydrogenase, encoding MKIGVIGAGSWGTTLADLLSKNGHTVTLWAYEEDLVKRMRANRKNDLFLPDFTLDEKLEFTSELPEVAGGKEMVVLVAPSQVMRAVVRQAEPYLADNTILVSAAKGIENDTLMPMSEVLREILPAHRLENTAFLSGPTFAREVAAEVPTALTVASNDERIARLVQTTFSCHYFRVYRSSDIVGVELGGALKNVIALAAGVSDGLGYGYNARAALITRGLVEMTRIGMAMGAREQTFMGLSGMGDLVLTCTGDLSRNRSVGLELGRGRKLDDILSGMKMVAEGVKTTLSAYQLAKKLSVETPIIEQMYLILFENKDPRAAVSDLMQRSLKAEMNR